From the genome of Acidimicrobiales bacterium, one region includes:
- a CDS encoding SDR family oxidoreductase, translating into MPVQFDLSGKVALVTGGTRGVGRGIAEAFLAAGAEVIVCARNAPARPPSFEDREATFLATDVRDWDDIGRAVAVAVGRYGRLDAVVNNAGGSPPAAAATASPRFSSAIITLNLISPLLVTQRANEVMQDQESGGSIVNIASLSGMRPSPGTAAYGAAKAGLINLTESLAAEFAPKVRVNCVTAGAIATEELHQRFGGDMYFDAVAKTVPMGRMGTPGDVAQACLFLTSDAASFVTGANLVVHGGGDDPPPAQPDPA; encoded by the coding sequence ATGCCAGTGCAGTTCGACCTGTCCGGCAAAGTCGCGCTGGTGACCGGGGGAACCCGTGGTGTCGGGCGGGGTATCGCCGAGGCGTTCCTCGCGGCAGGGGCCGAGGTGATCGTCTGCGCCCGCAACGCGCCGGCCCGGCCGCCGTCGTTCGAGGACCGCGAGGCCACGTTCCTGGCGACCGACGTGCGCGACTGGGACGACATCGGGCGGGCCGTCGCCGTCGCCGTGGGCCGCTACGGGCGGCTTGACGCCGTCGTGAACAACGCCGGCGGGTCGCCCCCGGCCGCGGCCGCCACCGCGTCGCCGCGGTTCTCGTCGGCCATCATCACCTTGAACCTGATCTCGCCGCTGCTGGTCACCCAGCGGGCCAACGAGGTGATGCAGGACCAGGAGTCCGGCGGCTCGATCGTCAACATCGCATCCCTGTCGGGCATGCGGCCGTCGCCCGGCACCGCGGCCTACGGCGCCGCCAAGGCCGGGCTCATCAACCTCACCGAGAGCCTGGCCGCCGAGTTCGCCCCCAAGGTGCGGGTGAACTGCGTGACGGCCGGGGCCATCGCCACCGAGGAGCTGCACCAGCGCTTCGGCGGCGACATGTACTTCGACGCCGTGGCGAAGACCGTCCCGATGGGGCGGATGGGCACCCCCGGCGACGTCGCCCAGGCGTGCCTGTTCCTGACGTCGGACGCCGCGTCGTTCGTCACCGGGGCCAACCTGGTGGTCCACGGCGGGGGCGACGATCCGCCGCCCGCCCAGCCCGACCCGGCTTGA
- a CDS encoding sodium-translocating pyrophosphatase yields MSALFAAEGGFQDFTLRGGEWFVLVGSALTALLALGVGLVLMQSVLKADQGSPTMIDIAKAIQEGAQAYLRRQFRTIGYILVPLAIIVFVTSVAVEKSDGTEALSFFESGLFRTLAFLAGGIMSGLTGFIGMGLAVRGNVRTAAAARGGKMGPALDVAFKTGGVAGMFCVGLGLIGATTIVMLFQNTASAILIGFGFGGSLLALFLRVGGGIFTKAADVGADLVGKVEAGIPEDDPRNPATIADNVGDNVGDCAGMASDLFESYEVTLVASIILGVPAFQRIFPDNPGLWAAGAMFPLAARAIGVLASIVGVFMVKARESDKSAMAPINRGFLTAGVLTVLGTLAVALVYVGSPEGEISDVGLRMFGAVVIGLVLAQVASRITEYFTSTETKPVQEIADATETGPATTVLAGTASGLESSVWAILAIAVAIAAAIGLGGGDTQFSLYLVALCGMGMLATTGVVVSEDTFGPVADNAAGIAEMSGEFHGEAERVMVSLDAVGNTTKAVTKGFAIGSAVIAAVALFASFIEIAADEVVPNDLFEAAKNTAGGVFSLVPINVADPKVFIGLLIGGAVPFLFSSLAIRAVGRTAGVVVQEVRNQFADGKIMSGEKKPDYAPVIDICTTASLRELATPALLAVLTPVIIGFGIGYTALGAFLAAVILVGQLMANYLSNAGGAWDNAKKYIEDGHHGGKGSEAHHAAVIGDTVGDPFKDTAGPALNPLIKVMNLVSLLILPAVISLSDVDSENWLKTTPEPAGFAIAGVALAVLLGAIAFSKRAGAGIATDGDGSTNGTSPSGSTGSQPAVAAASAAE; encoded by the coding sequence ATGTCCGCACTGTTCGCCGCTGAAGGCGGCTTCCAGGACTTCACTCTCCGGGGAGGGGAGTGGTTCGTCCTCGTGGGCTCCGCCCTGACCGCGCTCCTCGCTCTGGGCGTGGGCCTCGTGCTCATGCAGAGCGTGCTGAAGGCGGACCAGGGCTCGCCCACCATGATCGACATCGCCAAGGCGATCCAGGAAGGCGCGCAGGCCTACCTGCGACGCCAGTTCCGCACGATCGGGTACATCCTCGTGCCGTTGGCGATCATCGTGTTCGTCACCTCGGTGGCGGTCGAGAAGTCCGACGGCACCGAGGCGCTCTCGTTCTTCGAGTCCGGCCTCTTCCGGACGCTGGCCTTCCTGGCCGGCGGCATCATGTCCGGCCTCACCGGCTTCATCGGCATGGGCCTGGCCGTGCGGGGCAACGTCCGCACCGCGGCCGCGGCACGCGGCGGCAAGATGGGCCCGGCGCTCGACGTCGCCTTCAAGACCGGCGGCGTGGCCGGCATGTTCTGCGTCGGCCTGGGCCTGATCGGCGCCACCACCATCGTGATGCTGTTCCAGAACACGGCGTCGGCGATCCTCATCGGCTTCGGCTTCGGCGGTTCGCTGCTGGCGCTGTTCCTGCGGGTCGGTGGCGGCATCTTCACCAAGGCGGCCGACGTCGGCGCCGACCTGGTCGGCAAGGTCGAGGCCGGTATCCCCGAGGACGACCCCCGCAACCCCGCCACCATCGCCGACAACGTGGGCGACAACGTGGGCGACTGCGCCGGCATGGCCTCGGACCTGTTCGAGTCCTACGAGGTCACCCTGGTCGCCTCGATCATCCTGGGTGTGCCCGCCTTCCAGCGGATCTTCCCGGACAACCCCGGCCTGTGGGCCGCAGGTGCCATGTTCCCGCTGGCCGCCCGGGCCATCGGCGTGCTCGCCTCGATCGTGGGCGTCTTCATGGTGAAGGCCCGTGAGTCCGACAAGTCGGCCATGGCCCCCATCAACCGCGGCTTCCTCACCGCCGGCGTCCTCACCGTGCTCGGCACGCTGGCCGTGGCGCTCGTCTACGTGGGCAGCCCCGAAGGCGAGATCAGCGACGTCGGCCTGCGCATGTTCGGCGCCGTCGTGATCGGCCTCGTGCTGGCCCAGGTCGCCAGCCGCATCACCGAGTACTTCACCTCGACCGAGACGAAGCCGGTGCAGGAGATCGCCGACGCCACCGAGACCGGCCCGGCCACCACGGTGCTGGCGGGTACGGCATCGGGCCTCGAGTCGTCGGTGTGGGCGATCCTCGCCATCGCCGTCGCCATCGCGGCGGCCATCGGCCTGGGCGGCGGCGACACGCAGTTCTCGCTGTACCTGGTCGCCCTGTGCGGCATGGGCATGCTGGCCACCACCGGCGTGGTCGTGTCCGAGGACACGTTCGGCCCGGTGGCCGACAACGCCGCCGGCATCGCCGAGATGTCGGGCGAGTTCCACGGCGAGGCCGAGCGGGTCATGGTGTCGCTCGACGCCGTGGGCAACACCACCAAGGCTGTCACCAAGGGCTTCGCCATCGGCTCCGCGGTGATCGCCGCGGTGGCCCTGTTCGCCAGCTTCATCGAGATCGCCGCCGACGAGGTGGTGCCCAACGACCTCTTCGAGGCGGCGAAGAACACCGCCGGCGGCGTGTTCAGCCTCGTGCCGATCAACGTGGCCGATCCCAAGGTCTTCATCGGCCTGCTCATCGGCGGCGCGGTGCCGTTCCTGTTCTCGTCGCTGGCCATCCGGGCCGTCGGCCGCACCGCCGGTGTGGTCGTCCAGGAGGTCCGCAACCAGTTCGCCGACGGCAAGATCATGTCGGGCGAGAAGAAGCCGGACTACGCGCCGGTCATCGACATCTGCACCACGGCCTCGCTCCGCGAGCTGGCCACCCCGGCCCTGCTGGCCGTGCTCACCCCGGTCATCATCGGCTTCGGCATCGGCTACACGGCACTGGGTGCGTTCCTGGCCGCGGTGATCCTGGTCGGCCAGCTCATGGCCAACTACCTGTCCAACGCCGGTGGTGCGTGGGACAACGCCAAGAAGTACATCGAGGACGGCCACCACGGCGGCAAGGGGTCCGAGGCGCACCACGCCGCGGTCATCGGCGACACCGTCGGCGACCCGTTCAAGGACACCGCCGGTCCGGCCCTCAACCCGCTCATCAAGGTGATGAACCTGGTGTCGCTGCTGATCCTGCCGGCTGTCATCAGCCTGTCGGACGTCGACAGCGAGAACTGGTTGAAGACGACGCCAGAGCCCGCAGGCTTCGCCATCGCCGGTGTGGCGCTGGCCGTCCTGCTCGGTGCCATCGCCTTCTCGAAGCGCGCCGGCGCCGGCATCGCCACCGACGGCGACGGGAGCACCAACGGCACCAGCCCGTCGGGCTCCACGGGCTCGCAGCCCGCCGTGGCCGCCGCGTCCGCCGCTGAGTGA
- a CDS encoding metal-dependent transcriptional regulator yields MLDGLTKSEREALKAIYRFTRDGSEAHTGALAESLGLSPGTVTTLVKRLADRGLVDHRPYQGVSFTDAGRRAAIAAIRRHRIVERFLADMLGYAWNQADALAVSFEHDLPAEVVDRLYVALDRPKTCPHGFAIPDEADRDLPETPQLYDLAVGDVARVAVSGSTENEIVTFLEDLGVVPGAEVRVIEKHPFDGPLVVEVAGQTRTLGERVARQVYVTRTLRTRADAATGT; encoded by the coding sequence ATGCTGGACGGTTTGACGAAGTCCGAGCGCGAAGCGCTCAAGGCGATCTACCGCTTCACCCGTGACGGGTCGGAGGCGCACACGGGCGCGCTCGCCGAGTCGCTCGGCCTGTCGCCCGGCACCGTCACCACGCTGGTGAAGCGGCTCGCCGACCGGGGGCTCGTCGACCACCGCCCCTACCAGGGCGTCAGCTTCACCGACGCCGGGCGCCGCGCCGCCATCGCCGCCATCCGGCGCCACCGGATCGTGGAGCGCTTCCTCGCCGACATGCTGGGCTACGCCTGGAACCAGGCCGACGCCCTGGCCGTCAGCTTCGAACACGACCTGCCCGCCGAGGTGGTCGACCGCCTGTACGTGGCGCTCGACCGCCCCAAGACCTGTCCGCACGGCTTCGCCATCCCCGACGAAGCCGACCGTGACCTGCCCGAGACACCCCAGCTGTACGACCTCGCCGTCGGCGACGTCGCCCGGGTGGCCGTCTCCGGCAGCACGGAGAACGAGATCGTCACCTTCCTCGAAGATCTCGGCGTGGTGCCGGGTGCCGAGGTCAGGGTGATCGAGAAGCACCCGTTCGACGGCCCGCTCGTGGTCGAGGTGGCGGGCCAGACCCGCACCCTGGGGGAACGGGTCGCACGTCAGGTGTACGTAACACGTACTCTCCGCACCCGCGCCGACGCCGCAACCGGCACCTGA
- a CDS encoding OB-fold domain-containing protein — translation MVSTVVPAIEGWFTTGERPALLGTRCRTCGTAFFPRETTFCRNPACAGEELDEVELPRTGHVWSYTDARYQPPPPYIPRHDPYEPFALAAVELDGEGMVVLGQVADGYGTGDLAIGAPVELVVEPLYTDADTDTTYLTWRWRPAHV, via the coding sequence ATGGTGAGCACCGTCGTGCCGGCGATCGAGGGGTGGTTCACCACCGGGGAGCGACCGGCGCTGCTGGGCACCCGGTGCCGGACGTGCGGCACCGCGTTCTTCCCCCGGGAGACCACCTTCTGCCGCAACCCCGCCTGCGCCGGCGAGGAGCTCGACGAGGTGGAGCTGCCCCGCACCGGCCACGTCTGGTCCTACACCGACGCCCGCTACCAGCCGCCGCCCCCCTACATCCCCCGCCACGACCCGTACGAGCCGTTCGCGCTCGCCGCGGTGGAGCTCGACGGCGAGGGCATGGTGGTCCTCGGCCAGGTGGCCGACGGCTACGGCACCGGCGACCTGGCGATCGGCGCGCCGGTCGAACTCGTGGTCGAGCCTCTCTACACCGACGCCGACACCGACACCACGTACCTCACCTGGCGCTGGAGGCCCGCTCATGTCTGA
- a CDS encoding lipid-transfer protein, with protein MSDVVVAGVGMHPWGKWGHSFTTYGVAAARAALADAGIEWKDVGYVVGGETVRNGYPGYVAGATFAQALGWNGARVATSYAACATGAQALDTARARILAGLCDVALVVGADTTPKGFLAPNAGDRPDDADWLRFRLLGATNPAYFGLYARRRIELHGATVEDFAKVKVKNSRHGLANPNARYRKAVTVDEVLASPIVSDPLHLLDICATSDGGAAIVLTSADYARHRLQETKPIRLRAVATVTPTFPKTVVDLPDIATDSTVAVAAPEIGFRGAIAQAAYEEAGLGPDDLALAEVYDLSTALELDWYEDIGLCKPGEAERLVRNGETSLGGRIPVNPSGGLASFGEAVPAQALAQVCEVAWQLRGQAGDRQVPGAAVGLTANQGLFGHGSAVILSH; from the coding sequence ATGTCTGACGTCGTCGTCGCCGGAGTGGGCATGCACCCCTGGGGCAAGTGGGGCCACAGCTTCACCACCTACGGCGTGGCCGCGGCGCGAGCTGCGCTGGCCGACGCCGGGATCGAGTGGAAGGACGTCGGCTACGTGGTCGGCGGCGAGACCGTCCGCAACGGCTACCCCGGCTACGTCGCCGGCGCCACCTTCGCCCAGGCGCTGGGCTGGAACGGCGCCCGGGTGGCCACCAGCTACGCCGCCTGCGCCACCGGCGCCCAGGCGCTCGACACGGCCCGCGCCCGCATCCTGGCGGGCCTGTGCGACGTCGCCCTGGTGGTCGGGGCCGACACCACACCCAAGGGCTTCCTCGCCCCCAACGCCGGCGACCGCCCCGACGACGCCGACTGGTTGCGGTTCCGGCTGCTGGGCGCCACCAACCCCGCCTACTTCGGCCTCTACGCCCGCCGCCGCATCGAGCTGCACGGCGCCACCGTCGAGGACTTCGCCAAGGTGAAGGTGAAGAACTCCCGCCACGGGCTGGCCAACCCCAACGCCCGCTACCGCAAGGCGGTCACCGTCGACGAGGTGCTGGCGTCGCCGATCGTGAGCGACCCGCTGCACCTGCTCGACATCTGCGCCACGTCCGACGGCGGCGCCGCCATCGTCCTCACGTCGGCCGACTACGCGCGCCACCGGCTCCAGGAGACGAAGCCGATCCGGCTGCGGGCGGTCGCCACGGTCACGCCGACGTTCCCGAAGACGGTCGTCGACCTGCCCGACATCGCCACCGACTCGACCGTCGCGGTCGCCGCCCCCGAGATCGGCTTCCGGGGCGCTATCGCCCAGGCGGCCTACGAGGAGGCGGGCCTCGGCCCCGACGACCTGGCCCTGGCCGAGGTGTACGACCTGTCGACCGCGCTCGAGCTCGACTGGTACGAAGACATCGGGCTGTGCAAGCCCGGCGAGGCCGAGCGGCTGGTGCGCAACGGCGAGACGTCGCTGGGCGGCCGCATCCCGGTGAACCCCTCGGGCGGCCTGGCGAGCTTCGGCGAGGCCGTCCCCGCCCAGGCGCTGGCCCAGGTGTGCGAGGTCGCGTGGCAGCTGCGGGGCCAGGCCGGCGACCGCCAGGTGCCCGGCGCCGCCGTCGGCCTGACCGCCAACCAGGGCCTCTTCGGCCACGGCTCCGCGGTGATCCTGAGCCACTGA